A genomic window from Bacillus mesophilus includes:
- the ylqF gene encoding ribosome biogenesis GTPase YlqF, with translation MTIQWFPGHMAKARRQVQEKLKLIDVVVELADARIPNSSRNPMIDEIVSSKPRLMLLNKADLADDKKTSEWIHHFQSKGIKTLAIDAQSGKNMKQIVSGCQELVHEKWERMRAKGVNPRAVRVLIIGIPNVGKSTLINKLAKKNIAKTGDRPGVTTAQQWIKVGKELELLDTPGILWPKFEDELVGLRLATTGAIKDTIINLQEVAVYALRFLSEHYPNMLKERYDLSEIPEEIVELFDEIGKRRGCLMGGGLIDYDKTSELVLREIRAGRLGDLTFESPSDWIEE, from the coding sequence ATGACAATACAATGGTTTCCAGGTCATATGGCGAAAGCACGTCGCCAGGTACAGGAAAAACTAAAACTGATTGATGTAGTTGTAGAATTAGCGGATGCTAGAATCCCTAACTCTTCAAGAAATCCAATGATAGATGAAATTGTTTCATCGAAGCCAAGACTCATGCTACTAAATAAGGCTGACCTAGCTGATGACAAGAAAACGAGTGAGTGGATTCACCATTTCCAAAGCAAAGGGATTAAAACTCTTGCTATTGATGCCCAATCTGGGAAAAACATGAAACAAATTGTAAGTGGCTGCCAGGAGCTAGTACATGAAAAATGGGAAAGAATGAGGGCTAAAGGTGTCAATCCTAGAGCAGTGCGTGTCCTAATAATAGGGATACCGAATGTTGGGAAGTCGACGCTTATTAATAAGCTTGCAAAGAAAAATATCGCTAAAACAGGTGATCGTCCCGGGGTTACTACTGCTCAACAATGGATTAAGGTAGGGAAAGAATTAGAGCTTCTTGATACACCAGGGATACTATGGCCAAAATTTGAGGATGAACTTGTCGGGCTTAGGCTTGCTACAACAGGAGCTATAAAGGATACTATCATTAATTTACAAGAAGTAGCTGTATATGCTTTGCGATTTTTGTCTGAACATTATCCTAATATGCTTAAAGAGAGATATGATCTTTCGGAGATTCCTGAGGAGATTGTTGAATTATTTGATGAAATAGGGAAGCGTAGAGGCTGTTTGATGGGCGGAGGACTTATTGATTATGATAAGACATCCGAGCTCGTATTAAGAGAAATTCGAGCTGGTAGACTTGGTGATTTAACGTTTGAATCTCCGAGTGATTGGATAGAAGAGTAA
- the ffh gene encoding signal recognition particle protein — protein MAFEGLADRLQGTIQKIKGKGKVTEADVKEMMREVRLALLEADVNFKVVKEFVKKVSERSVGQEVMKSLTPGQQIIKVVQEELTALMGGEQSKIAVSNRPPTVVMMVGLQGAGKTTTTGKLANLLRKKYNKNPMLVAADIYRPAAIKQLETLGKQLSMPVFSLGDQVSPVEIARQAIEHAKKEHYDYVLIDTAGRLHVDENLMNELKEVKELAKPDEIFLVVDAMTGQDAVNVAESFNEQLDITGVVLTKLDGDTRGGAALSVKAVTNTPIKFVGLGEKMDAIEAFHPERMASRILGMGDVLTLIEKAQASVDEEKAKELEQKMRTMSFTFDDFLEQLAQVRSMGPLDELLGMLPGANKMKGLKNVQVDEKQIGHVEAIIKSMTKKEKVQPEIINASRKKRIAKGSGTSVQEVNRLLKQFEDMKKMMKQMSNMQKGKKKGGFKLPFM, from the coding sequence ATGGCATTTGAAGGATTAGCCGACCGATTACAAGGTACCATTCAAAAGATTAAAGGGAAAGGGAAGGTAACAGAAGCTGACGTAAAGGAAATGATGCGAGAAGTTCGACTTGCATTACTAGAAGCTGATGTTAACTTCAAAGTTGTAAAAGAGTTTGTTAAAAAGGTGTCCGAGCGTTCTGTTGGCCAGGAGGTTATGAAAAGCTTAACCCCAGGACAACAGATCATTAAAGTTGTTCAAGAAGAGCTAACCGCTCTAATGGGTGGCGAGCAAAGTAAAATTGCTGTTTCTAATCGCCCACCAACAGTCGTCATGATGGTTGGGTTACAAGGTGCTGGTAAGACAACAACCACTGGTAAGCTCGCTAACCTGCTTCGAAAGAAATATAATAAAAACCCTATGCTGGTGGCAGCTGATATTTATCGACCTGCTGCAATTAAACAGCTTGAAACATTAGGTAAGCAATTAAGTATGCCGGTTTTCTCGTTAGGAGATCAGGTGAGCCCTGTTGAAATTGCGAGACAAGCTATTGAACATGCGAAAAAAGAACACTATGACTATGTGTTAATTGATACAGCTGGTCGACTACATGTTGATGAAAATCTAATGAATGAGCTTAAAGAAGTAAAAGAACTTGCAAAGCCAGACGAGATTTTCTTAGTTGTTGATGCGATGACAGGTCAAGATGCTGTAAATGTTGCAGAAAGCTTTAATGAGCAGCTAGATATTACAGGAGTTGTTTTAACCAAACTTGATGGTGATACACGTGGTGGGGCAGCGTTGTCTGTTAAGGCAGTGACCAATACACCTATTAAGTTCGTCGGACTAGGAGAAAAGATGGATGCGATTGAAGCGTTTCATCCTGAAAGAATGGCTTCCCGTATATTAGGTATGGGAGATGTGCTTACCCTTATTGAGAAAGCGCAGGCCTCTGTGGATGAAGAAAAAGCAAAAGAGCTTGAGCAGAAAATGCGAACCATGTCTTTCACTTTTGATGATTTCCTAGAACAACTCGCACAAGTAAGAAGCATGGGTCCATTAGATGAGCTTCTTGGAATGCTACCAGGAGCAAACAAAATGAAGGGCCTAAAAAATGTACAGGTTGATGAAAAGCAAATTGGTCATGTAGAGGCAATTATAAAATCCATGACTAAGAAGGAAAAGGTTCAACCTGAAATCATTAATGCTAGTCGTAAAAAAAGAATTGCCAAAGGAAGCGGAACTTCTGTTCAGGAAGTTAACCGTCTACTTAAGCAATTCGAAGATATGAAAAAAATGATGAAACAAATGTCTAATATGCAAAAAGGGAAGAAAAAAGGTGGCTTTAAACTTCCTTTTATGTAA
- a CDS encoding EscU/YscU/HrcU family type III secretion system export apparatus switch protein, which produces MKKEKNLPKRREAIALSYDAQKNGAPKIVAKGKGIVADNIIQRAKEGNVPIQEDTSLVELLSQLQINESIPEELYQAVAEVFAFVYRMDQQQKSTHEE; this is translated from the coding sequence ATGAAAAAAGAAAAGAATCTTCCTAAACGTAGAGAGGCGATAGCGCTATCTTATGATGCTCAAAAGAATGGTGCTCCTAAAATAGTGGCGAAGGGGAAGGGCATAGTTGCAGACAATATTATTCAGAGAGCAAAAGAAGGAAATGTTCCCATACAAGAGGACACCTCTTTAGTTGAATTATTAAGTCAATTGCAGATAAATGAATCCATACCAGAAGAACTGTACCAAGCTGTCGCTGAAGTGTTTGCATTTGTTTATAGAATGGATCAACAACAAAAATCTACTCATGAAGAGTAG
- the rplS gene encoding 50S ribosomal protein L19 codes for MQKLIEDITKDQLKSDLPAFRSGDTVRVHVKVVEGTRERIQIFEGVVIKRRGGGISETFTVRKISYGVGVERAFPLHSPKIALIEVIRRGKVRRAKLYYLRNLRGKAARIKEIR; via the coding sequence ATGCAAAAGTTAATCGAAGATATCACTAAAGACCAACTTAAATCTGATCTACCAGCTTTCCGTTCTGGGGACACTGTACGTGTACACGTAAAGGTTGTCGAAGGAACTCGTGAGCGTATCCAGATCTTTGAAGGTGTTGTGATTAAGCGTCGTGGTGGAGGAATCAGCGAAACATTCACAGTACGTAAGATCTCTTACGGTGTTGGTGTTGAACGTGCTTTCCCATTACACTCACCTAAAATTGCGCTAATCGAAGTAATTCGTCGTGGTAAAGTACGCCGTGCGAAATTATACTACTTACGCAATCTACGTGGTAAAGCCGCACGTATCAAAGAAATACGATAA
- the ftsY gene encoding signal recognition particle-docking protein FtsY yields MSFFKKLKESISNQTTSVTEKFKEGLTKTRDSFAGRVNDLVYRYRKVDEDFFEELEEILISADVGVSTVMELIDELKDEVKKRNIQDPRDMHSVISEKLVEIYQGDFDEENSLNLQETGLTVVLVVGVNGVGKTTSIGKLAHKLKQDGKSVLLAAGDTFRAGAIDQLEVWGERVGVSVIKQSEGSDPAAVVYDALQAAKSRQVDVLLCDTAGRLQNKVNLMKELEKVKRVIEREVPGAPHEVLLVLDATTGQNAMSQAKTFTQATDVTGIVLTKLDGTAKGGIVLAIRNELNTPVKFVGLGEKMDDLQEFDPEQFVFGLFSDMLEEAEERKED; encoded by the coding sequence ATGAGCTTCTTTAAAAAGCTAAAGGAAAGTATTTCAAATCAAACAACTTCAGTAACTGAAAAGTTCAAAGAAGGTTTAACGAAAACACGTGATTCGTTTGCTGGTCGTGTAAATGACTTAGTATACCGTTATCGTAAAGTGGATGAAGACTTTTTCGAAGAACTCGAGGAAATATTAATTTCAGCTGATGTCGGGGTATCGACTGTGATGGAGCTTATTGATGAACTTAAGGATGAAGTCAAGAAGCGTAATATTCAGGATCCACGTGATATGCATTCAGTCATTTCAGAAAAGCTTGTTGAGATCTATCAAGGCGATTTTGATGAAGAAAATAGCTTGAATTTACAGGAGACTGGATTAACGGTTGTGTTAGTAGTTGGAGTTAATGGAGTCGGAAAAACTACCTCTATTGGAAAGCTTGCTCATAAACTGAAGCAAGACGGAAAATCTGTCTTATTAGCTGCAGGGGATACGTTTAGAGCGGGTGCTATCGATCAATTAGAGGTTTGGGGAGAACGAGTAGGAGTATCTGTTATTAAACAATCTGAGGGTTCTGACCCAGCTGCTGTAGTATATGATGCATTGCAAGCTGCTAAATCACGTCAGGTGGATGTACTACTTTGTGATACGGCTGGTCGTTTACAGAACAAAGTTAACCTTATGAAGGAGCTTGAAAAAGTTAAACGTGTCATCGAACGTGAAGTTCCTGGTGCACCACACGAAGTACTATTAGTTTTAGATGCTACAACTGGACAAAATGCAATGAGTCAGGCTAAAACGTTCACTCAAGCAACTGATGTCACAGGAATTGTGTTAACTAAACTAGACGGGACAGCAAAGGGGGGAATTGTACTAGCAATTCGTAATGAATTGAACACTCCTGTTAAGTTCGTGGGCTTAGGAGAGAAAATGGATGACCTCCAAGAATTTGACCCAGAACAGTTCGTATTTGGTCTATTTAGTGACATGCTTGAGGAAGCTGAAGAAAGAAAAGAAGATTAG
- the trmD gene encoding tRNA (guanosine(37)-N1)-methyltransferase TrmD, with amino-acid sequence MKINILTLFPEMFTGVLQHSMMKIAQEKEAVDISVINFRDYSSNKHKNVDDYPYGGGAGMVLTAQPIFDAVDHLKEQSKGSPRVILMCPQGERLNQKKAEELAEEDHLIFICGHYEGYDERIREYVVTDEISIGDYVLTGGELAAMVVVDSVVRLLPDVLGNEVSHKKDSFSTGYLEHPQYTRPAEFRGYKVPDVLISGNHKKIEEWRSKESLRRTLQRRPDLIIEEQLSDQQKKWLHELQKETD; translated from the coding sequence ATGAAGATCAATATTCTAACTTTATTTCCTGAGATGTTCACAGGGGTGTTGCAGCATTCGATGATGAAAATTGCACAGGAAAAAGAAGCAGTTGATATCTCGGTTATTAATTTTCGTGATTATTCAAGTAATAAGCATAAAAACGTTGACGACTACCCGTACGGCGGTGGAGCTGGGATGGTTCTAACAGCTCAGCCAATTTTTGATGCTGTGGATCATTTAAAGGAACAGTCAAAAGGATCTCCGCGTGTCATTTTAATGTGTCCTCAAGGGGAACGTCTGAACCAAAAAAAGGCTGAGGAACTGGCTGAGGAAGATCACCTTATTTTCATTTGTGGACATTATGAAGGGTATGACGAAAGAATAAGAGAATACGTAGTTACTGATGAAATTTCGATTGGAGACTATGTGTTAACAGGTGGGGAGTTAGCGGCAATGGTGGTGGTAGATAGTGTAGTCCGCTTATTGCCAGATGTCCTTGGTAATGAAGTATCACATAAAAAGGATTCCTTTAGCACTGGATACTTAGAACATCCACAATATACAAGACCAGCAGAGTTCCGTGGATATAAGGTGCCGGATGTACTTATATCAGGAAATCATAAAAAGATTGAGGAATGGCGATCAAAGGAATCGCTAAGAAGAACACTTCAAAGAAGACCTGATTTAATTATTGAAGAACAGCTTTCAGATCAGCAAAAAAAATGGTTACATGAACTGCAAAAAGAGACAGACTAG
- a CDS encoding KH domain-containing protein, protein MKELIETIVKPLVDYPEAVVIQEVEDNQHITYKLTVHKDDVGKIIGKNGRVAKAIRTVIYSSASSKSNKRIHLDIQ, encoded by the coding sequence ATGAAAGAATTAATTGAAACGATTGTTAAGCCTTTAGTGGATTATCCAGAAGCGGTTGTTATTCAAGAGGTTGAAGACAACCAGCATATCACTTATAAACTAACTGTTCATAAAGATGATGTCGGTAAAATAATTGGTAAAAATGGACGAGTTGCTAAAGCCATTCGTACAGTCATTTATTCTTCTGCGTCTTCTAAGAGTAATAAGCGCATACATCTAGATATTCAGTAA
- the rimM gene encoding ribosome maturation factor RimM (Essential for efficient processing of 16S rRNA), with translation MSKWFNVGKIVNTHGIRGEVRVISTTDFPEERYAIGNSLFIFLQNEKEPIEVKVSGHRVHKNFNLLTFEGYSNVNHVERFKGALVKIPEAQQGKLDEGEFYYHEIIGCSVETVDGENLGKIKEILSTGANDVWVIQRNGVKDALIPYIKDVVQKIDVDNKLIIIQPMEGLLS, from the coding sequence TTGAGTAAATGGTTCAATGTCGGAAAAATTGTAAATACCCATGGTATAAGAGGTGAAGTTAGAGTAATCTCAACTACTGATTTTCCTGAAGAACGCTATGCTATTGGAAATTCATTATTTATCTTTTTACAAAATGAAAAGGAACCAATTGAAGTAAAGGTATCTGGGCATCGTGTTCACAAGAATTTTAATCTACTAACATTTGAAGGCTATAGCAATGTAAATCATGTTGAGCGCTTCAAAGGTGCGTTGGTAAAGATTCCTGAGGCACAGCAGGGTAAGTTAGATGAAGGTGAATTTTATTATCATGAAATTATCGGATGTTCGGTTGAAACGGTGGATGGAGAGAATCTTGGAAAAATTAAAGAGATTCTTTCCACAGGAGCGAATGATGTATGGGTCATTCAACGTAATGGAGTGAAGGATGCACTAATTCCTTACATAAAGGATGTTGTTCAAAAGATTGATGTTGATAATAAGCTGATTATCATTCAACCTATGGAAGGGTTACTTTCTTAA
- the rpsP gene encoding 30S ribosomal protein S16: protein MAVKIRLKRMGSKKNPFYRVVVADSRSPRDGRLIEEIGTYNPVAAPALVDINEELALKWLSNGAKPSDTVRNLFSKQGIMEKFHIARNSK, encoded by the coding sequence ATGGCAGTTAAAATTCGTTTAAAGCGCATGGGTTCAAAGAAAAATCCTTTTTATCGTGTAGTAGTTGCAGACTCTCGTTCACCACGTGATGGTCGTCTAATTGAAGAAATTGGTACTTACAATCCAGTTGCTGCTCCAGCATTAGTTGACATTAATGAAGAGTTAGCTCTTAAGTGGTTATCAAATGGTGCTAAGCCATCTGATACAGTTCGTAACCTTTTCTCTAAGCAAGGGATCATGGAAAAGTTCCACATCGCAAGAAACAGTAAGTAA
- a CDS encoding ribonuclease HII — protein MKQYTINEITSILNNRTIDQKLLKELKKDSRKGVIKLIDQYEKEQQEFLLQKKHWKQMTTYEKELHGLGYSLVAGVDEVGRGPLAGPVVASAVILPRQVELLGINDSKQLTDAKKEYYFQLIQDVAISIGIGFIHAQKIDEVNIYEATKLAMKEAITQLKPMPDFLLIDAMKLELDIKQKSIIKGDQNSASIAASSIIAKVTRDNYMKKLAEEYPQYGFQNHMGYGTKQHLEAISLNGIISEHRRSFAPIKEVASSKS, from the coding sequence ATGAAACAGTACACAATCAATGAGATTACCTCAATTCTAAATAATCGTACCATTGATCAAAAGCTATTAAAAGAACTTAAAAAAGATTCCCGAAAAGGTGTAATAAAGCTAATTGATCAGTATGAAAAAGAGCAACAGGAGTTCCTATTACAAAAGAAACATTGGAAACAGATGACTACATATGAAAAAGAGCTTCATGGGTTAGGTTATAGTCTTGTGGCAGGTGTTGATGAAGTAGGAAGAGGACCATTAGCAGGACCGGTAGTGGCTTCAGCAGTTATTTTACCAAGACAAGTGGAGCTACTCGGAATTAATGACTCTAAGCAGCTGACAGATGCGAAAAAGGAATATTATTTTCAGTTAATACAGGATGTTGCCATTAGTATTGGAATCGGTTTTATTCACGCTCAAAAAATCGACGAAGTAAATATATATGAAGCTACAAAATTAGCTATGAAAGAAGCTATTACTCAGTTAAAACCTATGCCAGATTTTCTGTTAATTGATGCAATGAAACTTGAACTTGATATCAAGCAGAAATCAATCATCAAAGGTGACCAAAATAGCGCATCCATAGCTGCTAGTTCAATTATTGCAAAGGTGACTAGAGATAATTATATGAAAAAATTAGCTGAAGAATATCCACAGTATGGATTTCAAAATCACATGGGATATGGAACAAAACAACATCTAGAAGCTATATCATTAAATGGTATTATTTCCGAGCACCGTCGCTCCTTTGCCCCTATTAAAGAGGTTGCTAGTAGTAAAAGTTAG
- a CDS encoding YlqD family protein: MKVIQTVIVKQVLTEKSRQELQKQFSSQRLQLQKECDQLRFEQKRMELNKKSLPSQIQTYENEMDTRKEKIRNLDFRLEQLHMLPLGSEIKQQEIQAIIDVGIGDQWNGHDQVIIIEDGKIVDIR, encoded by the coding sequence TTGAAAGTCATTCAAACTGTTATTGTGAAACAAGTCTTAACCGAAAAAAGTAGGCAAGAGCTGCAAAAACAATTTTCCTCACAGCGATTGCAATTACAAAAAGAATGTGACCAGTTACGATTTGAACAGAAAAGAATGGAATTAAACAAGAAATCACTTCCTTCACAAATACAAACATATGAGAATGAGATGGATACTAGAAAGGAAAAAATAAGGAATCTAGATTTTAGATTAGAACAATTACATATGCTACCATTAGGTAGTGAAATCAAACAACAGGAAATACAGGCAATCATTGATGTGGGAATTGGTGATCAATGGAATGGCCATGACCAAGTAATTATTATTGAAGACGGAAAAATAGTAGACATAAGATAG
- a CDS encoding putative DNA-binding protein — translation MNLLFDFYQSLLTPKQRSYMVLYYLDDYSLGEIAEEYQVSRQAVYDNIKRTEAMLEEYENKLHLLEKFQKRQIIIKQIKNETLDLEQVRTLIDELDQLD, via the coding sequence ATGAATCTACTATTTGATTTTTATCAGTCACTACTAACTCCAAAACAACGGAGCTATATGGTGTTATATTACCTAGATGACTACTCCTTAGGTGAAATTGCTGAAGAATATCAAGTTAGTCGCCAAGCAGTCTATGATAATATAAAACGGACTGAAGCTATGCTTGAAGAGTATGAGAATAAACTACACTTACTCGAGAAATTTCAAAAAAGGCAAATTATTATTAAACAAATTAAAAATGAAACACTTGATTTGGAACAGGTAAGAACGCTAATAGATGAACTTGATCAATTAGATTAG
- the lepB gene encoding signal peptidase I — MTRQKSEVWEWIKALLIAVALAAGIRYFLFAPIVVDGLSMMPTLHDENRMVVNKLSYNIGEPERFDIVVFHAPEQKDYIKRVIGLPGDHVEYKNDILYINGEPIEEEYLEGAKTEIIDAPLTYDFEIEQLLGEKTVPEGHIFVMGDNRRHSKDSRVIGFVPMESVIGKTSAVYWPLSEIRLVE; from the coding sequence ATGACCCGTCAAAAAAGCGAAGTTTGGGAATGGATTAAAGCACTATTAATTGCTGTAGCATTAGCTGCAGGTATTCGCTACTTTCTTTTTGCTCCAATTGTTGTAGACGGCTTATCTATGATGCCAACCCTCCATGATGAAAATCGAATGGTCGTTAATAAGTTGAGCTATAATATAGGTGAACCTGAACGCTTTGATATCGTTGTGTTCCATGCACCAGAGCAAAAGGATTACATAAAAAGAGTGATCGGACTTCCAGGAGATCATGTAGAGTATAAGAATGATATATTATATATCAATGGTGAACCAATTGAGGAAGAATATTTAGAGGGTGCGAAAACAGAAATTATCGATGCTCCTTTAACCTATGATTTTGAGATTGAGCAATTGCTTGGAGAAAAGACTGTTCCAGAGGGACACATATTTGTTATGGGTGATAATCGACGACACAGTAAAGACAGTAGAGTAATTGGGTTTGTGCCAATGGAAAGCGTGATTGGTAAAACGAGTGCGGTATATTGGCCGCTGTCTGAGATTCGGTTGGTAGAATAG